From one Nilaparvata lugens isolate BPH chromosome 2, ASM1435652v1, whole genome shotgun sequence genomic stretch:
- the LOC111047662 gene encoding uncharacterized protein LOC111047662 — MRPVDVKSKKHERLLLSRLSKQRQEYKEKLVSKPQNKFYPGPSQSIEPGDKVRISKYKKTFDKGYLANWTNELFTVRRVRPTVPVTYELEDYRGEPIEGGFYSEEIVKTKVPSVFEIEKVLRKRGNKLLVRWKGYSSSHDSWIDKNDLV, encoded by the coding sequence ATGCGGCCAGTTGACGTTAAGAGCAAGAAGCATGAGAGGCTGTTGCTTTCCAGGCTCAGCAAACAAAGGCAAGAATATAAGGAAAAGTTGGTCAGCAAACCTCAAAACAAGTTTTATCCAGGTCCTAGTCAGAGTATTGAGCCTGGTGATAAAGTGAGAATCAGCAAGTATAAAAAGACGTTTGACAAGGGATATCTAGCCAATTGGACTAATGAACTGTTCACAGTAAGACGTGTGCGACCTACAGTGCCTGTAACCTATGAATTGGAGGACTATAGAGGTGAACCCATTGAAGGAGGATTCTATTCTGAAGAAATTGTAAAGACAAAAGTGCCCAGTGTtttcgaaattgaaaaagtgttgAGGAAAAGAGGGAATAAACTGTTGGTACGTTGGAAAGGATATAGCTCCAGTCACGACTCATGGATTGATAAGAACGATCTTGTGTAA